From the genome of Gymnogyps californianus isolate 813 chromosome 17, ASM1813914v2, whole genome shotgun sequence, one region includes:
- the GHRH gene encoding somatoliberin → MLDKATLLLFLHLVACSISSPLYPALRYSPGPVAGKAVNFQLQHSSPLQSHNPSAEEQEDEEGLLTDSTEKRMQRHADAIFTDNYRKFLGQISARKFLQTIIGKRLGSSESSPGEAVHGFLTRRQSDSILMDSRYHQQMVLRDFLGAILQNQRPQDNSSRLESFPSTLAKLM, encoded by the exons ATGCTGGATAAGGCCACCCTGCTCCTGTTCCTGCATTTAGTCGCAtgctccatctcctctcctctctaCCCAGCTCTCAG GTACAGTCCAGGGCCGGTTGCTGGCAAAGCCGTGAACTTCCAGCTACAGCACAGCAGCCCACTGCAGAGTCATAACCCCTCGGCAGAGGAACAGGAGGACGAGGAGGGTTTGTTAACGGACTCCACTGAGAAAAG GATGCAGCGCCATGCTGATGCCATATTCACCGACAACTACCGGAAATTCCTGGGACAGATTTCCGCCCGCAAATTCTTACAGACCATCATTGGCAAGCGGCTTGG AAGCAGCGAGAGCAGCCCAGGAGAAGCGGTGCATGGATTTCTGACAAGGCGCCAGTCTGACAGCATCCTGATGGACAGCCGCTACCACCAACAGATGGTACTAAGGGACTTCCTGGGAGCCATTCTGCAGAATCAAAG GCCTCAGGACAACAGCAGTCGGTTAGAAAGCTTTCCCAGCACCCTGGCTAAGCTCATGTAA